One window of the Trifolium pratense cultivar HEN17-A07 linkage group LG2, ARS_RC_1.1, whole genome shotgun sequence genome contains the following:
- the LOC123904118 gene encoding secreted RxLR effector protein 161-like, which produces MNEAKIMATLMHPSTNLDKDEEGKIVPEKKYRGMIGSLLYLTASRPDIVFAVGLCARFQTSPRESHLTAVKRIFRYLVGTTNLGLWYSKDSIFDLIAYCDADYAGDKIERKSTSGACQFLGKALISWSCRKQNTIALSTTEAEYVSAASCCSQVLWIKNQLEDFSIRYENVPIYCDNTSAINLSKNPIQHSRSKHIEIKHHFIRDHVNKKEIELIFVDTDNQLADIFTKPLVKDRFNVLKEKLKIIQNPNIK; this is translated from the coding sequence atgaatgaagCCAAAATTATGGCAACTCTCATGCATCCATCTACAAATTTGGATAAAGATGAGGAAGGAAAAATTGTTCCTGAAAAGAAATATAGAGGTATGATTGGATCTCTATTGTActtaactgcaagtagaccagacataGTTTTTGCAGTAGGTTTATGTGCACGTTTTCAAACTTCTCCTAGAGAATCGCACCTAACTGCTGTTAAAAGAATTTTCAGATATCTTGTCGGTACTACTAATCTTGGTCTTTGGTATAGcaaagattctatttttgatttaatagcTTATTGTGACGCTGACTACGCTGGagacaaaattgaaagaaaaagtacaagtggtgcatgccaatttcttggaaAAGCACTCATAAGCTGGTCatgcagaaaacaaaacacGATAGCATTATCTaccactgaagctgaatatGTGTCAGCTGCAAGCTGTTGCTCTCAAGTTCTATGGATTAAAAATCAGCTTGAGGATTTCTCAATAAGGTACGAAAATGTACCTatttattgtgataatactagtgcaattaatttgtcaaaaaatcccattcaacattcaagatccaagcatattgagataaaacatcattttattagggatcatgttaataaaaaggaaattgaattgattttcgTTGACACTGATAATCAACTAGCAGATATCTTCACTAAACCTTTAGTAAAAGATCGTTTTAATGTGTTAAAAGAGAAACTAAAAATCATCCAAAATCCTAATATAAAATGA